Proteins from a single region of Chloroherpeton thalassium ATCC 35110:
- the purB gene encoding adenylosuccinate lyase, with protein sequence MIPRYSPKEISSIWTDEARLDRWLKIELAAVEARVKLGEVPKDEFEVIRKKAKFDVERVLEIENTTKHDVIAFLTNVAENVGKESRHIHQGMTSSDVLDTALAMQMRDAGKIIIDDIEKLLKVLAKRANEFKYTLQIGRTHGIHAEPITFGLKLALWYQEMQRNLKRMKRAVKVISVGKISGAVGTYQHLVPEVEEFVCKKLGLKPAPISTQILQRDRHAEYVNALAIIASSIEKFSVECRHLQRTEVLETEEYFSAGQKGSSAMPHKRNPITFERLSGLSRLIRGNAIAAMENIPLWHERDISHSSVERVIMPDSTIAACYIIRKFTDSISQLIVYPDNMEKNFNASYGLTSSQSILLKLTEKGLTREVSYQLVQRNAMQSWKEKVQLKDLILQDNDIRQVLSEEEISTVFSPEEILKGIKKNVDYIFKRVGI encoded by the coding sequence GTGATACCTCGTTATTCTCCAAAGGAGATTTCCAGTATTTGGACAGACGAAGCCCGACTTGATCGCTGGCTTAAAATAGAGCTTGCCGCTGTGGAAGCGCGCGTGAAGCTGGGCGAAGTTCCAAAGGACGAATTTGAAGTGATTCGTAAAAAAGCCAAGTTTGATGTTGAGCGCGTTCTCGAAATAGAAAACACGACTAAGCACGATGTGATTGCATTCCTAACAAATGTAGCGGAGAACGTTGGTAAGGAATCGCGTCATATTCATCAAGGCATGACTTCATCGGATGTGTTGGACACGGCGCTGGCCATGCAAATGCGCGATGCTGGAAAAATCATCATCGATGATATTGAAAAGCTGCTGAAAGTGCTTGCCAAACGCGCCAATGAATTCAAGTATACGTTGCAGATTGGCCGTACGCATGGCATTCATGCCGAGCCAATTACGTTTGGCTTGAAGCTCGCGCTATGGTATCAAGAAATGCAGCGCAATTTGAAGCGCATGAAGCGTGCCGTAAAAGTTATTTCCGTCGGAAAAATTTCCGGTGCGGTGGGCACGTATCAGCATCTTGTGCCTGAAGTCGAAGAGTTCGTTTGTAAGAAGTTGGGGTTGAAACCCGCGCCGATTTCTACGCAAATTCTTCAGCGCGATCGTCATGCGGAATATGTCAATGCGTTGGCTATTATTGCCAGCTCCATCGAAAAGTTCTCGGTCGAATGTCGCCATTTGCAGCGCACCGAAGTGCTTGAAACGGAAGAATATTTCAGCGCTGGTCAAAAAGGTAGTTCCGCGATGCCGCACAAGCGCAACCCGATTACCTTTGAGCGCCTCAGCGGCCTTTCGCGCCTGATTCGTGGCAACGCTATTGCCGCGATGGAAAACATTCCGCTTTGGCACGAACGCGATATTTCTCACTCTTCTGTCGAACGCGTCATCATGCCGGATTCGACCATTGCAGCCTGCTACATCATTCGCAAATTTACCGACTCGATTTCTCAGTTGATTGTCTATCCCGACAACATGGAGAAAAACTTTAATGCGTCCTACGGCCTGACTTCATCACAATCTATTTTGTTGAAATTGACCGAAAAAGGATTGACGCGCGAAGTCTCCTATCAGCTTGTTCAGCGAAATGCGATGCAGTCGTGGAAGGAAAAAGTTCAACTCAAAGACTTGATTCTTCAAGACAACGACATTCGCCAAGTGCTCAGCGAGGAAGAAATCTCAACGGTTTTTTCGCCAGAGGAAATTCTGAAGGGTATC
- a CDS encoding PAS domain S-box protein — protein MKKKLLILFNGTLSEEEFLVQQIKQSGASSNPRVAHNTEEFCHHIKVDPPDIILVDAKTTIDSGVATGSLLQSCVHSTPCYLLVAPEEHQAFSKIFASSNFNLIDKSSLPHLLAVISNSANRQDAARVPFRTFFGNTKPIIPFLIENTSDVLFALNQERKIVFVNPAFEEQLGYKSEAVLNLPIYSLVHSEELRKAENLFGDSADTAKHGVQLQIKHKIGTWSAFIISVNKQESEEGMYLFCLAKNVVEKSSGLALHNIFHEKSLQLQEENSIYVIIDKQYRVKKYNNAAKEWFRKLNGRPLRENEKIQDIVPCDALGRLSDRLTHAFAGETVIYEKKLNVPNTGNLWFELVYTPVFDDEKNVVGVSMAFNDLSHSEASTIKDEDSEQLFKTLIQFSPDMTAIVSEEGTVQYVSTTSALEIGFGPEELKGKNLLEYIHPEDQYLFENSLGNAQFEYEQSINIEIRIKHKNSTWVYFDATIKQFWFAGHREERFLIHAQNITERKQVEDALKLHVSAIEASQNGIMIVDAMLEDYPIIYVNPRFEAVTGYEGCEIMGRNPRFLHGEDVSQPDLEKIRYAMRHGKPCTVLLKNYKKDGSLFWNELTISPISDNDGTVTHFVGTTNDISERIFSNENLNKSNAILKAISEIQSVFISESAPKDLFEHLLNRLLFLTQSQFGFIGEMIEGKDAAEQLVIRTISDERKIQSAELVCHHDAFHSNACGLLSSLCQKVIQTGKPAIENKFRMNASRTELPSSHPAVNTFVALPLMSGDNLIGIAGVSNRKGGYDQQILDYLAPFLSTCASIIAAQRQNVWRRNAEEKLREQAALLDITEEAIIVCDEDDMVLYWNNGAVKMYGWEKHEILGKNACEFLDTKDKHTVDVAKTSVLNTGHWLGELTHIAKSGKDIVVESRWNLMPPSNGGPNSKSILILNTDITSKKKFESHLLRAQRLESLGRLVSGIAHDLNNILSPILLSLQLLKRKATDDKAKGLIDTLELSAKRGGNLVKQVLSFAKGVECERLPIKIEHSVQEVEKILFETFPKTIDVDILYNKPLWYVHGDSTQLHQVLLNLCVNARDAMQVKNGGALRITVSNAVVGEREAAIYPDAQPGRYVKVSVSDTGTGIAPEHLDSIYEPFFTTKELGQGTGLGLSTVFMIVKSHQGFITVYSELGKGTTFNVFLPAFESEETEFEPTASLSQIQGIGEHILVVDDEAPVREVTKESLQANGYDVITAENGEDAISKVQEATCAISAAIIDMMMPKLDGTSTIKLLRQTNPSIKIIAVSGLFSYKKVLTESGELVDAFLQKPYTSEQLLGALHEVLHEQKTY, from the coding sequence TGATTGATAAATCAAGCCTTCCGCATTTGTTGGCGGTGATTTCCAACTCTGCTAACCGGCAAGATGCGGCGCGTGTCCCATTTCGTACTTTTTTTGGCAATACAAAGCCGATAATTCCTTTTTTGATTGAAAATACATCCGACGTGCTGTTTGCGCTCAATCAAGAAAGGAAGATCGTGTTTGTAAATCCAGCATTTGAAGAACAGTTGGGATATAAAAGTGAGGCCGTTTTGAATTTGCCCATTTATTCGCTGGTGCACTCAGAGGAGTTGAGAAAAGCAGAAAATCTATTTGGGGATTCAGCGGATACAGCCAAACACGGCGTTCAGTTGCAGATCAAACATAAAATTGGCACATGGAGCGCGTTCATCATATCCGTCAATAAGCAGGAATCGGAAGAGGGGATGTATCTTTTTTGCTTGGCCAAAAATGTGGTGGAAAAATCATCTGGATTGGCGTTGCATAACATTTTTCATGAAAAAAGTCTTCAGCTTCAGGAGGAAAACTCGATTTATGTCATTATCGACAAGCAATATCGAGTCAAAAAATATAACAACGCGGCAAAAGAATGGTTTCGAAAACTGAATGGTAGGCCGTTAAGAGAGAACGAGAAAATTCAAGACATTGTGCCGTGCGATGCACTGGGGCGACTGAGCGATAGATTGACGCACGCGTTTGCTGGTGAAACGGTTATTTATGAAAAAAAATTAAATGTGCCGAATACCGGCAATCTTTGGTTTGAACTCGTATATACGCCCGTTTTTGATGACGAAAAAAATGTGGTTGGCGTCAGCATGGCGTTTAATGATCTGTCACATTCTGAAGCATCTACGATAAAAGATGAGGATAGCGAGCAGCTTTTCAAAACGCTGATTCAATTTTCCCCCGACATGACGGCCATTGTCAGTGAAGAGGGAACGGTTCAATATGTAAGCACAACATCGGCATTGGAAATCGGTTTTGGCCCGGAAGAGCTAAAAGGAAAAAATTTACTCGAATACATTCATCCTGAAGATCAGTATCTATTTGAAAACTCGCTGGGCAATGCGCAGTTTGAATACGAGCAGTCGATCAACATCGAAATTCGGATCAAGCACAAAAATTCCACTTGGGTTTATTTTGATGCCACGATCAAACAGTTTTGGTTTGCGGGACATCGCGAAGAGCGATTTTTAATTCACGCGCAAAACATCACGGAGCGCAAGCAAGTTGAAGATGCCCTGAAGCTTCATGTGAGCGCCATTGAAGCCAGCCAAAATGGGATTATGATCGTGGATGCGATGCTGGAGGATTATCCGATTATTTATGTCAATCCCCGTTTTGAAGCGGTCACGGGCTACGAAGGCTGTGAAATTATGGGTAGAAATCCACGATTTTTGCACGGCGAAGATGTTAGCCAGCCCGATTTGGAAAAAATTCGCTATGCAATGCGGCACGGTAAACCTTGCACAGTGTTGCTGAAGAATTATAAAAAAGACGGCTCTCTATTTTGGAATGAGTTGACCATCTCGCCCATTTCTGACAACGACGGCACGGTGACGCACTTTGTTGGCACCACGAACGATATTTCCGAGAGGATTTTTTCGAACGAGAATCTCAATAAGTCAAACGCTATTTTAAAAGCGATTAGCGAAATTCAGTCCGTCTTTATTTCCGAGTCGGCGCCAAAAGACTTATTTGAGCATCTTTTGAACCGGTTGCTGTTTTTAACGCAAAGCCAATTTGGCTTTATCGGAGAAATGATTGAAGGGAAAGATGCTGCTGAGCAGTTGGTGATTCGCACGATCAGCGATGAACGCAAGATTCAGTCGGCAGAGCTCGTCTGTCATCACGATGCGTTTCATAGCAATGCGTGTGGGCTTTTGTCGAGCCTTTGCCAAAAGGTAATTCAAACGGGCAAGCCAGCCATAGAAAATAAATTTCGGATGAATGCCAGCCGAACAGAATTGCCAAGCAGCCACCCAGCAGTTAATACTTTCGTTGCGCTTCCATTGATGAGCGGAGACAATTTGATTGGCATTGCGGGCGTTTCCAACCGAAAAGGCGGCTACGACCAACAAATTTTGGATTATCTGGCGCCATTTCTTTCTACTTGTGCCAGCATCATTGCGGCGCAACGGCAAAATGTTTGGCGGCGCAATGCCGAAGAAAAACTTCGCGAACAAGCGGCCTTGCTCGATATTACCGAAGAAGCCATCATTGTGTGTGATGAAGATGATATGGTGCTTTACTGGAACAACGGCGCGGTGAAAATGTATGGTTGGGAAAAGCATGAAATTCTGGGGAAAAATGCGTGCGAGTTTTTAGATACGAAGGATAAACATACCGTCGACGTTGCCAAAACATCGGTTCTTAACACGGGACACTGGCTCGGCGAATTGACGCACATCGCCAAGTCGGGTAAAGATATTGTCGTCGAAAGCCGTTGGAATTTGATGCCGCCCTCTAATGGCGGACCAAATTCAAAATCTATTTTGATTCTTAACACCGATATTACCAGCAAAAAGAAATTTGAGTCGCATTTGCTGCGGGCTCAACGACTGGAAAGTTTGGGTCGGTTGGTGAGCGGGATTGCGCACGATCTGAATAATATCCTTTCGCCGATTCTGTTGTCTTTGCAATTGCTCAAGAGAAAAGCAACAGACGACAAAGCAAAAGGACTGATTGATACGCTGGAACTGAGCGCCAAAAGAGGTGGAAATCTGGTCAAGCAGGTGCTTTCATTTGCAAAAGGTGTCGAGTGTGAGCGGCTGCCAATTAAAATTGAGCATTCGGTGCAAGAAGTTGAAAAAATCCTTTTTGAGACGTTCCCAAAAACGATTGATGTCGATATTCTGTACAACAAGCCGCTTTGGTATGTTCATGGCGATTCCACGCAGCTTCACCAAGTATTGCTAAACCTTTGCGTCAACGCACGCGACGCGATGCAGGTCAAAAATGGTGGCGCGCTGCGAATCACGGTTTCCAATGCCGTTGTCGGCGAGCGAGAAGCCGCGATATATCCTGACGCACAGCCTGGCCGATATGTGAAGGTTTCGGTGAGCGACACCGGAACGGGCATTGCACCAGAACATCTGGATAGCATTTACGAGCCATTTTTTACAACCAAAGAGCTGGGTCAAGGAACGGGACTTGGGCTTTCAACCGTCTTTATGATCGTCAAAAGCCATCAGGGATTTATTACGGTGTATTCCGAGCTGGGAAAAGGCACCACGTTCAATGTTTTTCTCCCTGCATTCGAATCGGAAGAGACGGAATTTGAGCCAACCGCGTCACTTTCGCAAATCCAGGGTATTGGAGAACATATTTTGGTCGTTGATGATGAAGCGCCGGTCAGGGAAGTGACCAAAGAATCCTTACAGGCGAATGGTTATGATGTGATTACGGCGGAAAATGGCGAGGATGCTATTAGCAAGGTTCAAGAGGCAACCTGTGCGATTAGTGCGGCTATCATTGATATGATGATGCCAAAACTGGATGGCACTTCTACCATCAAATTGTTGCGGCAAACAAACCCAAGCATCAAAATTATTGCGGTGAGCGGACTCTTTTCATACAAGAAAGTCCTAACGGAAAGTGGAGAATTAGTTGATGCGTTTTTACAAAAACCTTACACATCGGAGCAGCTTTTAGGCGCGTTGCACGAAGTGTTGCACGAGCAAAAAACGTATTAG